One genomic region from Salvia hispanica cultivar TCC Black 2014 chromosome 2, UniMelb_Shisp_WGS_1.0, whole genome shotgun sequence encodes:
- the LOC125204918 gene encoding flavonoid 3'-monooxygenase-like, with protein sequence MPNYLESLLALILIAALAMLSRRLPKRPSQRKLPPGPKPWPIIGNMNLLGSSPHRSLHSLSQKYGDLMLIKLGTSIVLVASSPEMAEQFLKVHDANFATRPALAAGKYTAYNYSDMTWAPYGPYWRQARKIFSEVLNTKSLEFFKPIRVEEGRSFLSRLHALSGKPVVLREHLSHYTLSNISRMVLRNKCFSEDKEEDGRHNSIFKLDELQAMLDEGFLLNGVINIGDWIPWLSFLDLQGYVKRMKELYKKLDIFNEFVIKDHEARRAAEKDFFTFKDVLDMLLEMAENPNLEVKMTRDCIKGLLQDLLSGGTDTSAASIEWAIHEVLRHPRVAEKAKKELDMVIGMNRWVEESDYLQLPYINAIIMETWRLHPLSPLLPPHCAIEDCKVAGYDVPKGTPVIINTWSIGRDPNLWDNPEEFLPERFLGKDIDMTGSDFSLLPFSSGRRRCPGYKLGLKLVRTTLANLLHGFDMRLVEGMRPQDICVEELYGLTVHPKESLEIIMEPKLAPHLY encoded by the exons TCCACCGGGGCCGAAGCCATGGCCGATAATAGGTAACATGAACCTCCTAGGTTCTTCCCCACACAGATCCcttcactctctctcccaAAAATATGGTGATTTAATGCTCATAAAGCTAGGAACATCTATAGTTTTAGTAGCATCCTCACCTGAGATGGCCGAGCAGTTTTTGAAGGTGCATGATGCAAACTTCGCCACAAGGCCTGCGCTTGCTGCAGGCAAATACACGGCCTACAATTACTCGGACATGACATGGGCACCCTACGGCCCATACTGGAGACAAGCACGTAAAATCTTCTCGGAGGTGTTGAATACAAAGAGCCTTGAATTCTTTAAGCCAATTCGAGTTGAGGAAGGGCGTAGCTTCCTCTCCCGTCTGCATGCCCTCTCAGGCAAGCCAGTTGTACTGAGAGAGCATTTGTCACACTATACATTGTCCAACATTAGTAGAATGGTGTTGAGAAACAAGTGTTTTAGTGAAgacaaagaagaagatggcCGTCATAACTCCATATTCAAGCTCGATGAATTGCAAGCTATGTTGGATGAGGGGTTTTTGCTCAATGGAGTGATCAATATTGGAGATTGGATACCTTGGCTTAGTTTCCTCGATTTGCAAGGATATGTTAAGAGGATGAAGGAATTGTACAAGAAACTTGATATATTTAATGAGTTTGTGATTAAAGATCATGAAGCCAGAAGAGCAGCAGAAAAGGACTTCTTCACCTTCAAAGATGTGTTAGATATGTTGTTGGAGATGGCCGAGAACCCTAATCTTGAGGTTAAAATGACAAGAGATTGTATCAAAGGATTATTACAG GACTTGCTATCCGGTGGTACGGACACGTCTGCTGCATCAATCGAATGGGCTATACACGAAGTACTTAGGCACCCTCGAGTAGCTGAAAAGGCAAAAAAAGAGCTGGACATGGTAATAGGAATGAACAGATGGGTAGAAGAGAGTGACTACTTGCAATTGCCATACATAAATGCCATAATCATGGAGACATGGAGATTGCACCCGCTATCTCCGTTGCTACCACCCCATTGTGCGATTGAGGACTGCAAAGTTGCAGGATACGACGTACCAAAGGGGACACCTGTGATCATCAACACATGGAGCATTGGGCGGGATCCCAACTTATGGGATAATCCCGAAGAATTCTTGCCAGAGAGGTTTCTCGGGAAAGATATTGATATGACAGGTAGTGATTTCTCCCTCTTGCCATTCAGCTCCGGGAGAAGAAGGTGTCCGGGATACAAGCTTGGCCTTAAACTTGTTCGAACAACACTGGCTAATTTGTTGCATGGTTTCGATATGAGGTTGGTTGAGGGTATGAGGCCTCAAGATATATGTGTGGAGGAACTATATGGGCTCACCGTACATCCTAAAGAGTCTCTTGAGATCATCATGGAACCTAAACTCGCACCCCACCTTTATTAA
- the LOC125207993 gene encoding cytochrome P450 71AU50-like — MENSWLLLALISVLTVAFILTLFKPHRQQKLQPPGPKPWPIIGNLNLVGSIPHQSLHHLSKKYGEIMLLKFGKFPVVVASSPKMAEQFLKVHDAAFASRPPSMAAGKHISYNNSDVSFSPSGPYWRETRKILMSELLSSKKLDQHEEIRIEERRTFFARLRALSGKPVVLREHLSRYTLSTICRMVVTNKYVGESDEEGAIIDEHGMAEMMREWFTLNGVFNIGDWIPWLGPLDLQGYVKRMKAFRKKSDWFFGFVIDDHVARRGGGDRDFVDALLEIAEDPNAQVELTRDCLKSLIMNVVLGGPDTSITAVEWAIHEMLRQPRIIKKAREELHTVIGRDRWVEENDFTQLPYIDAIIMETFRLHPIATFLGPHYAIQDCNVAGYHISKGTTVLVNTWSTGRDPSTWDEAGEFMPERFVGKHTDMTGTNFSLLPFGSGRRMCPGYNLGLKIVRTTLANLLHGFELKLDEGMRNEDVSMEEQYGLATNPKHPVSIVMKPTLPTHLY; from the exons atggaaaattcTTGGTTACTATTAGCCCTAATTTCTGTACTCACAGTAGCCTTCATCTTAACACTATTCAAACCTCACCGGCAGCAAAAACTCCAGCCACCCGGTCCAAAACCATGGCCTATAATAGGCAATTTAAACCTTGTTGGCTCAATCCCACATCAATCCCTCCACCACTTATCAAAAAAATACGGCGAAATCATGCTACTAAAATTCGGAAAATTCCCAGTTGTGGTAGCATCATCGCCCAAGATGGCCGAGCAGTTCCTCAAGGTGCACGACGCTGCCTTCGCCTCAAGGCCTCCTTCAATGGCCGCCGGAAAACACATCAGCTACAACAACTCCGACGTATCCTTCTCCCCCTCCGGTCCATATTGGCGAGAAACGCGTAAAATACTCATGTCCGAGCTCCTGAGCAGCAAAAAACTCGACCAACACGAGGAAATTCGCATTGAGGAGAGACGTACCTTCTTCGCGCGCCTCAGAGCCCTCTCGGGGAAGCCAGTTGTGCTGAGAGAGCATCTATCACGTTACACACTCTCAACCATTTGCAGAATGGTCGTGACCAACAAGTACGTTGGCGAATCAGACGAAGAGGGGGCGATCATCGATGAGCATGGCATGGCGGAGATGATGCGTGAGTGGTTTACACTCAATGGAGTGTTCAATATCGGTGACTGGATACCGTGGCTTGGCCCGCTTGATCTGCAGGGGTATGTGAAGAGGATGAAGGCTTTTCGCAAGAAATCGGATTGGTTTTTCGGGTTTGTGATTGATGATCACGTGGCTAGAAGAGGCGGCGGTGATAGGGATTTCGTTGATGCATTATTGGAGATAGCTGAGGATCCAAATGCTCAAGTTGAGCTCACAAGGGATTGTCTCAAGTCATTGATCATG AATGTGGTGCTTGGTGGCCCGGATACCTCAATCACAGCGGTCGAATGGGCTATACACGAAATGCTCAGACAACCGCGCATAATTAAGAAAGCGAGAGAAGAACTGCACACGGTGATCGGTAGAGACAGATGGGTGGAAGAGAATGACTTCACTCAATTGCCCTACATTGATGCCATCATCATGGAAACATTCAGATTGCATCCAATTGCTACGTTTTTAGGTCCCCATTACGCTATTCAAGATTGCAACGTTGCAG GATACCACATATCAAAAGGGACTACCGTGCTCGTGAATACATGGAGCACGGGCAGGGACCCGAGTACATGGGATGAAGCTGGAGAGTTCATGCCTGAGAGGTTTGTGGGGAAACATACTGATATGACCGGAACTAACTTTTCCCTACTGCCGTTTGGCTCAGGTAGGAGGATGTGTCCTGGATACAACCTTGGACTTAAGATCGTTCGAACAACGCTGGCTAATTTGTTGCATGGATTTGAGCTTAAATTGGATGAAGGCATGAGGAATGAAGATGTGAGCATGGAGGAACAATATGGACTTGCCACAAACCCTAAACACCCTGTTTCTATCGTTATGAAACCTACACTTCCAACCCACCtttactaa